The following is a genomic window from Neodiprion pinetum isolate iyNeoPine1 chromosome 3, iyNeoPine1.2, whole genome shotgun sequence.
TAGAAtgatttacataaaattttgaaaaaatggaaaggtgAAAAGTTTTTATACGTGAAAAAAGCAACAATAACTATGAATTATCTAtctatacatttatatatatatatatatatatattactagggtgtttcaaaataaaaaaaatttcgattttccaaCAGGCCACACCTGAAAtagttaaattaaaatattaaatatcaaCTAAAGAGTTGCAGAAGCATCTTATTTAAGACACAAACTGATCCGCTGACAGCTGTAAAcacgaaaaaaatgtttaccaACAATTAACCAtcataaattcgataaaaaggaaaaaaagattaaaaatcaaatgtGCCCGATCTTCCACTCAACCGACTATGCTCACCTTTCGtcagaatttttgtttctacctAAACTAACTATTTCAGGTGTGGCCCGTtggaaaaacgaaatttttttttattttgaaccaccctaatatattatatataataacgatTTTTAACGACAAAAATGATTGGCGAAATCGCGCCGATCCGATAAAGAAAATGCTATATAGAGCACCTATTGATCATTATATTGCACAACTTAAATAGTTAAATATACAATACAAGATGGTAGAGATTGATATAAACTATATCAAATTAGTGATAATAATACGCTATATGTAGAGaaaacatacgtacatatataataataatgataacgatagaattaaaaattcttaaaagtatacataaaaacaaaagaaacagaaaaaaatgccTCTGGTCGTTAATTTATCAACATAATACTACAACATTGTATACGCGACATTTTTCATATCGCGAATTTCGTTCATGCTGTTCAATCCGCAGCTTAAGTACGGCCGAGCATTAAAATTCCTGATACGAAGATGATAAGTTAATAGGCGAACGAACAAACGGACGTACGTCTTATATGAATCATCGATAATGACACTGTCAAAGTCTTTTATCACCAGAAAACTCGTGATTCGTAAAAACATACAAGCTCGTGCTTAATTAAAGTTCACTGTGTATCGCCTCGGTTGTCACCCTGACTTCTTCTTCGTGAAAATCGCTGCAGTCGACCGGGTGCTTGGCCTGAAAATGAACAAAGAATCCCGGAATCAACTCACACCGTCAATTCGAAATTAATGTGGATAACCATTGGAACCAATCAGTTTCCCCAACTTACAAAGCAACGTTCGCTTTCGCTGACCGCCGCGTAAAGAGTCCAGAAATTTTGGCCTATTCTGTTGCTGAGGAACCAAGCGGCCGGGTAACTCGCGAACCTTGTTAGTCCTTGACGAAGCGTCGGTGACGGTTCCTTGTCCTTTTCGTTGATGACGCAGAGAATGTGGGCTGCACACTCTGGCCTTTTCGTGCCCCACTTGTAGGCTCGGTATACCTGAGGAAGTAAAATTTTGCTAACTAGTATCTCGACCAAGTGGCGGGTATGTGGAGGCAGTGATTACAGTAGCAAGAAAATCGAGCTTGTCGTTCTTAATGAGAGATCATAAACAAGCTCACCTTTAGCAAGGGCTCGATGAAATCGTTGTTCATGGTGTTACTGAGCTTGTTGCTGAGCTCGTTGGCGTTTATGTGAGAGACGATGAATCCCTTCTGCGAAGCCAGACTGGTCAGTTCCTGAAAGTAGGCCAAAGCCGGCCTGACGTACTTTTGACTGTCTATCTTCATGTTGAGGAACCGTTTGGCCGTTGCGTCGGTAAGCCTGAAAGGAAGCATCGAATTTTAGAGAACGTAATAAGCTTGTGCCAAGTCAAATTCTGTTTGCAATACCAACCTGGACAGACTCTCCGCTGGCTTGGCAGGATCGAACATAGCGGACTTTGGGTATCCTTGGGACTTTAGGAACCCGTTTCCAACGTACTGAACGGTCGTGAGATACCGCTGTCGCGTGGCGGGGTCTGAAACGTGGGAAATCCAATCAGCAACGTAGTTCGTCAAGCTCCTGACCCACCGACGTCGAAAACTTGGATTCTCGAAGCTCTGGAATATCTTCTCGTACTGCAGACTACCGTCCTGGTTGGTCATTGTACCAACGATATTAGCCAGCCCGCTGTTTTTCCACAGAGTTTGTCCAAGCTCCGAGTTACTGAAAGAGGTAGGTTatcagatttttgaaattaagaaaatttcaccattAACACTGAACAGAGACAGTCAAGCGAGCGGATGACCACCACTCCTCAAGATCAGTGTACATCTGCCTTGACGATTTCGATGCTTTAACATCCACCATGACTTCAGGTGACTTCACGTAACTTCACAAGACTCTGGGCGATTTCAACTGACTTGAAGCGACTTCATGATTTGACGGAAGTGACTCTGAATGACTTTACACGACTTTTTCTCACGGGGTGTACACCTGACTTCAGGAGTGGTTATCCTCTCGGAGTCGAGCCGCACCTAAAGTGTTCCCACATGATGTGAGCGTTCTCTAAGATCGGAGGCAGGAACCAGGAGTGTCCGGAATGGTCGTGCTTCTTGACACCGCTGCTGCCTCCGGCGGAACCATCGCCTCCAAAGTTCTGGAGCAGCATGGGTAGGAATCCCATGATACCCTCAGCGTTGGCGCCGGGATTGTCTCCCATGAACATGCTGGCCATGTTGACCATGGTCTCAAAGTCGAAGCCCCCGTTTCCCTCGCTTTCGGATTCTCGTCTGCTCCTCGATGCTCCTTTACCACTTTGCATGAAACTCTCGAGTACGCTGTTGACCAATGGATTACCTCCACCCCGGCCACCGGCACCGGCTAGAAGACTTCCGATACCGGACAAAATTTGACCGGCTCCGTTTCCGTTTCCACCTGCCAGCATCTCGTTCACCTTAAAATTTACAAGATTTGTGGTAAACAATCAACTGTcttgtatacacatacatatgaaGTTTCATCAAGtttatcgaatgaaaaataggCTATAGACGAGTAAGCACGCCGAAAGTGCCCCAACTCGAAATGGTTTCTGCAGGTGACCTATTGCGTTCGGTTTGTAAATGACTGACTCGTAACAAATTTCAGTCTTGTAACTCCATTTTACTCTGAgttatcgtaaaaaaaaaaaaacgagatgTTCAGTTTTTACGATATATTCGCTGTTCttacttgaaaaattgttaaaaaaattgcagatcCAATAGACATCTGAGCACAtgttgaggattttttttacatttttcagtaGTAAGCTCTACCTTCTAAACATTCAAGTTGCTGATTTCCGGTGGACTTAGAGAGATgctgtgcaattttttttttttttttaaattttctccaaaGGTGCGtcattgtttgaaaaaattgaaatccaatattttttactatcttATGAGCATGACttcaagataatttttttccacatacAGGAGTAGCACAGATCACCAAAGTGTGTAATCagtttgagagaaattttctcattgaACGTTACATTCCCAAGTTTTTGAACATTAAACTCTGCAATACAATGCTTATTTTACGAGTTTAACTTGTGTTATTGTTTGCCGCCATTAGCATTTTATCAAGTCCCGTGAGATTTTACAGATTCAACTAAACCTCGAATGACGCGAATATAAGTTCATGGATATCAAACGTGTTTACAGAATTCATTGGAATCCGAACAGTGTTGTAAACGGCATAAATAACACAGCCGTAACTTTAGCGGCGAAAATTCCCGTTACCGAGATCGTGACTAAAAAGCGTCTAATTTGGCGACGATTTCGGTGTGAATCCTCACCTGCTTTCCGGCACCGGATTGCATGAAAGCACTTGCCATGCCTTGAAGTCCTCCGACAGTTTCCTTGTCGTTAAAAAGAGCCCGAGCAGCTTCGACCAATGCGGCCGCAGCATCGCCTTCGGAATCTTCTTCGCAGGATACGAGTCCTGCGCAGAGGAAGAATATCGCTATCCTGATGATCCGCATGGTGtaaaactgaaacaaaaactGAGGTCACAGACTCGtctgggtcgaaaggctcggCGGAATCTCGAGTCGAGTTCGATACGCGAATTCCGATACCTAATTTGAAGTCAAAAAGAGCGGTTTGTGGTTTTTTAGAGGCCCGAAATCGACGTCTCGAAACCGCTCGCTGCTGGCGCTTCTCGTGTCTCAGGAAGTCGTTGAGCGATTCGAATTTTTACCGTTGTTATACGCGATAGCGGGACTCCAAGTGACGACAGAGCCGCTTACGAACCACGACTAACGACCGGCTAGGTTTGTTCTGACGGACGGCTAATTAATGCAGTATAATTTCGATGGAACTGCGCTGACGAAGTCAGGTTAGGCTTAGGTCAGGAATTAGCGCCGGCTCAAGATCGGCGCGTTATTGTGCGGCGGTTAAGCGGATATCAAATTCCCGGACCTGAAAGTCGAGTTAAAGGAaaaggagagaagagagagagagaaagagaaagatagaTGACGTTTTTTTCCCCCGAGAATATACGTTTCATGCGTCAATATGAAGCAACGGTATCTTCTTAGTCATATCCGAATTTTTTAGTCATTATAAAGTTCAGCTCGGGTGGGGTATAAAAATACGAATGACCAAAAAAATCGACGGGATGAAATACCGAAAGTCAAACTAGCGACGGGTAAAAACTCAGAAACACCATAGATACGAAAACTTgtcgaaaagtaaaaattgagaacgcaaaagtgtataaataaattcatttattaataccgaattattatttatttattttttttttttttcgttttggcAAAAAGGCAAAATGTCGATTTGCGAAAATACCGAACAGTCGAAAAGCGGACTTTTCTAATCTCAGACTCGTGCCTTTGTCGAAAATCTACGAATCCAAGTTTATAAATAACGACGCGAAAGGTCAAAATCCCGGAACCTCCCAAGTACAGAATGGCCAAAATTGGACTTTGACCTTAACCCGTTCGTTCAGCGCTATCGTGTTTAATATCCACCGAcgtgtttgtttttctttttctgaccTTTTggtttatagaaattttatcctaccatcattattttattacaatatcaCCGTTAGCCCACAACGACCGATTTGGTATAAAGCGTATCGTGCATGCCTATTTTCTACTCCCAACATCACAGTGCTTACATTGTCTTCTCTCTGGCACTTCGCGGGCCTGAAACGTTCGGTCGAAGATTGCTGGTCATTCAAATCTAGACTGTACACTGACCCGCGCAACTCGACCCCGCGGGACTTGTCCGCACtcaaggaaaaaacaaaacaaaacaaaaaaaaaaaaggcggaATGActgataaatgaatttttatgacGATTGTTAAAAAACCAACGGATCGAAGTCAgcattatttttgtttctttagtGAATATACGAAACAGGTTAcgaattttatgaattttaccATACAAACTGACATTTTTGTCAGTTTCAAAATTGTCGATTAATTCAAGAAATTTTCCAAACGAATATCGAATCGCATTGCGAAGAAGAagagttggaaattttttacattcttgGATGATTCTCCgaaagaaaaacttttgtttacttgaaaacgatttctttaaaattttgtttcgtacGAAATGGAGCAAAAgtcaattaataaaaaattctaaaatccAGCAAACTGTCCAGAATCATAATAAAAGTTGACATCAGAATCGAGGCTTGAATCCTGAAAGAAATAATTCCGCTACGCGCCCGTCACTTTCATCTTAAACATAAataattggcaaaaattttttggtaaaaattaacgaactttttttttactctgaGGGGATccgcgaaaaaaaagtagtagtaaaaagaaattaagaTGAATGTGCATCGACGCGACAGGCAATCTGTTACACGATGCTTGGACAGGTGAGATGAGTCGTATTCACATGATTCTAAACGACATCCATTCCCTGgggatttattaaaaaaaataattgaatcggCGCTGTAATCGAGATAAAAAACGTTGTTTTCACATAATTTTATGTCTTGTGTGGCTTGGAGTGTGATTGGCACGGATCAATTTGTTTTGCGATATTGTTGcagttggaaaaaaagttaatGGGAAGTGATCGTGTGGGCCTTGGAGACGTGCATGCATTGTTAGACGCCAATGTAACGGTTCTCTACCAATGGCGAATTTAATGCGCACCAAATTCATCGGGTACGTGTCGATATGCGTGCTGACGATTATGtcggtgtataatatattccgATAAAGTTTCGAAGGACgaccttttaaaatttatccgACTATCTGTAGGTGCCTATTCAACTCGAAATTGTACATAATCGAACAACTCCGCGGTACTTATTAAGCCTGCATACGCTAATCTTGATTGCCCTGTCGAACGCGTAATTTTCGAAACAAGTTCTCGATGCACGTTGTGTAATTCATACCTACGAAGTTCTAATCATCTTCTGAAATAACAGTGTTGAAATAAATGAGGCCACGTgtgagatggagagagagagaaagagagaaacggACGGGAGAATAATTGTATTGAAAGATCCATGGCGGGCAAAATAGTTTCTTTAGAAAATTATTGCCAAAAGCAAACTTTGCTAATGTTCGTAG
Proteins encoded in this region:
- the LOC124215696 gene encoding uncharacterized protein isoform X2 — encoded protein: MHSTVTVYVGRTILGKRLIGTFRDQCMIMILQSSMILSFYTMRIIRIAIFFLCAGLVSCEEDSEGDAAAALVEAARALFNDKETVGGLQGMASAFMQSGAGKQVNEMLAGGNGNGAGQILSGIGSLLAGAGGRGGGNPLVNSVLESFMQSGKGASRSRRESESEGNGGFDFETMVNMASMFMGDNPGANAEGIMGFLPMLLQNFGGDGSAGGSSGVKKHDHSGHSWFLPPILENAHIMWEHFSNSELGQTLWKNSGLANIVGTMTNQDGSLQYEKIFQSFENPSFRRRWVRSLTNYVADWISHVSDPATRQRYLTTVQYVGNGFLKSQGYPKSAMFDPAKPAESLSRLTDATAKRFLNMKIDSQKYVRPALAYFQELTSLASQKGFIVSHINANELSNKLSNTMNNDFIEPLLKVYRAYKWGTKRPECAAHILCVINEKDKEPSPTLRQGLTRFASYPAAWFLSNRIGQNFWTLYAAVSESERCFAKHPVDCSDFHEEEVRVTTEAIHSEL
- the LOC124215696 gene encoding uncharacterized protein isoform X1; its protein translation is MASNHSETLCLGPVQSPRVHLECDISANDAKVSFALCECGDTFYTMRIIRIAIFFLCAGLVSCEEDSEGDAAAALVEAARALFNDKETVGGLQGMASAFMQSGAGKQVNEMLAGGNGNGAGQILSGIGSLLAGAGGRGGGNPLVNSVLESFMQSGKGASRSRRESESEGNGGFDFETMVNMASMFMGDNPGANAEGIMGFLPMLLQNFGGDGSAGGSSGVKKHDHSGHSWFLPPILENAHIMWEHFSNSELGQTLWKNSGLANIVGTMTNQDGSLQYEKIFQSFENPSFRRRWVRSLTNYVADWISHVSDPATRQRYLTTVQYVGNGFLKSQGYPKSAMFDPAKPAESLSRLTDATAKRFLNMKIDSQKYVRPALAYFQELTSLASQKGFIVSHINANELSNKLSNTMNNDFIEPLLKVYRAYKWGTKRPECAAHILCVINEKDKEPSPTLRQGLTRFASYPAAWFLSNRIGQNFWTLYAAVSESERCFAKHPVDCSDFHEEEVRVTTEAIHSEL
- the LOC124215696 gene encoding uncharacterized protein isoform X3; the encoded protein is MFYTMRIIRIAIFFLCAGLVSCEEDSEGDAAAALVEAARALFNDKETVGGLQGMASAFMQSGAGKQVNEMLAGGNGNGAGQILSGIGSLLAGAGGRGGGNPLVNSVLESFMQSGKGASRSRRESESEGNGGFDFETMVNMASMFMGDNPGANAEGIMGFLPMLLQNFGGDGSAGGSSGVKKHDHSGHSWFLPPILENAHIMWEHFSNSELGQTLWKNSGLANIVGTMTNQDGSLQYEKIFQSFENPSFRRRWVRSLTNYVADWISHVSDPATRQRYLTTVQYVGNGFLKSQGYPKSAMFDPAKPAESLSRLTDATAKRFLNMKIDSQKYVRPALAYFQELTSLASQKGFIVSHINANELSNKLSNTMNNDFIEPLLKVYRAYKWGTKRPECAAHILCVINEKDKEPSPTLRQGLTRFASYPAAWFLSNRIGQNFWTLYAAVSESERCFAKHPVDCSDFHEEEVRVTTEAIHSEL
- the LOC124215696 gene encoding uncharacterized protein isoform X4, which translates into the protein MRIIRIAIFFLCAGLVSCEEDSEGDAAAALVEAARALFNDKETVGGLQGMASAFMQSGAGKQVNEMLAGGNGNGAGQILSGIGSLLAGAGGRGGGNPLVNSVLESFMQSGKGASRSRRESESEGNGGFDFETMVNMASMFMGDNPGANAEGIMGFLPMLLQNFGGDGSAGGSSGVKKHDHSGHSWFLPPILENAHIMWEHFSNSELGQTLWKNSGLANIVGTMTNQDGSLQYEKIFQSFENPSFRRRWVRSLTNYVADWISHVSDPATRQRYLTTVQYVGNGFLKSQGYPKSAMFDPAKPAESLSRLTDATAKRFLNMKIDSQKYVRPALAYFQELTSLASQKGFIVSHINANELSNKLSNTMNNDFIEPLLKVYRAYKWGTKRPECAAHILCVINEKDKEPSPTLRQGLTRFASYPAAWFLSNRIGQNFWTLYAAVSESERCFAKHPVDCSDFHEEEVRVTTEAIHSEL